A stretch of Lentibacillus sp. JNUCC-1 DNA encodes these proteins:
- a CDS encoding aldehyde dehydrogenase — MHEIAAKQKTYFFKGETRSYSFRTAQLKSLKKMLKQYEKQIYQALKDDLNKSKHETLTTELGILYTEIDFALKHLKDWMKPEKVEAPITHKGTENKIYKEPFGVCLVIAPWNYPLQLALAPVIGAIAAGNCVVLKPSEHAQATSALLKRMIETTFESAYITVVEGEKEVSEQLLQEPFDYVFFTGSSQVGKKVMEQASRQLIPVTLELGGKSPAIVDQDANIDLAAKRIVWGKFTNAGQTCVAPDYIYVHKDIEKRLLKKLKKYIMSFYGKRPLQNKDYVKIIHKAHFSRLKAFLSEGTIVHGGGSDPDTRKIEPTILKDITWHDNVMQEEIFGPILPILTFAQLDQVIDKIAEDDHPLALYYFGEETERQNQVIDRIQFGGGSINDSLYHLGNPHLPFGGIGTSGMGAYHGKYSFETFTHRKSVMKQSTKFDLPFRYPGGKLSHAIVKRLMK; from the coding sequence ATACATGAAATTGCAGCAAAACAAAAAACGTATTTTTTCAAAGGTGAAACACGATCATACAGTTTCAGAACAGCTCAATTGAAATCATTGAAAAAAATGCTGAAACAATATGAAAAACAAATTTATCAAGCACTGAAAGACGATTTAAACAAATCCAAACATGAAACCCTGACAACCGAACTGGGCATTTTGTACACTGAAATTGATTTTGCATTGAAACATTTAAAAGATTGGATGAAACCTGAGAAGGTGGAAGCCCCAATTACGCATAAAGGCACAGAGAACAAGATTTATAAAGAACCATTCGGCGTATGTCTCGTAATCGCACCTTGGAATTACCCTTTACAGCTCGCCCTTGCACCTGTCATAGGTGCGATTGCAGCAGGAAATTGCGTTGTGTTAAAACCATCCGAACATGCTCAAGCAACATCTGCTTTACTGAAGAGAATGATAGAAACGACATTTGAGTCTGCTTATATAACCGTTGTAGAAGGCGAAAAAGAGGTCAGTGAACAATTGCTTCAAGAACCATTTGATTACGTGTTTTTCACGGGTAGTTCTCAAGTCGGCAAAAAAGTGATGGAGCAAGCAAGCCGGCAGCTGATCCCTGTCACATTGGAACTCGGTGGCAAAAGTCCTGCTATTGTAGATCAAGATGCAAACATTGACCTTGCAGCCAAGCGCATCGTATGGGGCAAATTCACCAACGCAGGTCAAACCTGTGTTGCGCCAGATTACATTTATGTTCATAAAGATATCGAAAAACGTCTGCTCAAAAAACTCAAAAAATATATCATGTCATTTTACGGTAAACGCCCGCTTCAAAACAAAGACTATGTTAAAATCATCCATAAAGCCCATTTTTCACGGTTAAAAGCTTTTCTGAGCGAAGGCACAATTGTACATGGCGGCGGGTCAGATCCGGACACAAGAAAAATTGAACCAACAATATTAAAAGATATCACATGGCATGATAATGTTATGCAGGAAGAAATTTTCGGGCCGATCTTGCCAATTCTGACGTTTGCACAGTTGGACCAAGTCATAGATAAAATAGCCGAAGACGACCACCCCCTTGCTCTATACTATTTCGGGGAAGAGACAGAGCGGCAAAACCAGGTTATTGACCGAATTCAGTTTGGTGGGGGTTCAATCAACGACTCCCTTTATCATCTCGGCAATCCGCATTTACCTTTTGGCGGAATTGGCACAAGCGGCATGGGAGCTTACCATGGAAAATATAGCTTTGAAACCTTTACACACCGAAAAAGCGTCATGAAGCAATCCACCAAATTTGATTTACCTTTTCGCTATCCAGGTGGAAAACTTTCACATGCCATTGTTAAACGTCTGATGAAATAA
- a CDS encoding glycerophosphodiester phosphodiesterase, producing the protein MQTMIIAHRGASKQAPENTLPAFDLAWQAGAEGIETDVQLTKDHVPVLIHDERINRTTNGSGYVKDYTFNELKQFDAGGWFDKSFSGTGIISLDDFLNWLSDKPLYLNLELKNNKIEYKDLEVIVVEHLNHYRILNDTTLSSFNPHSIERLNQMNPEIDTALLVSKKRGADVVQKAHSIGAKSLHIKYKFLTPALAAQCRQKNIALRVFTVNSSRRMAHCFQTACTGIFTDLPDKALQFRHVFNNHAPRHH; encoded by the coding sequence ATGCAAACGATGATTATTGCCCACCGGGGTGCGAGTAAACAGGCGCCTGAAAACACGCTGCCGGCTTTTGATTTGGCCTGGCAAGCAGGGGCTGAAGGCATTGAAACAGATGTCCAGCTCACAAAAGACCACGTGCCTGTGCTCATACATGATGAAAGAATTAACCGAACGACAAACGGTAGCGGTTATGTTAAAGATTACACATTTAATGAGTTAAAACAATTTGATGCAGGCGGCTGGTTTGACAAAAGCTTTTCCGGAACCGGAATCATATCCTTGGATGACTTTCTGAACTGGCTTTCTGATAAGCCGCTTTATTTAAATCTGGAACTTAAGAATAATAAAATAGAGTATAAAGACTTGGAAGTGATTGTGGTTGAACACCTCAATCATTATCGTATATTAAACGATACAACGCTGTCTTCCTTTAATCCACATAGCATCGAGCGTCTGAACCAAATGAATCCGGAGATTGACACAGCTCTTCTTGTTTCCAAGAAAAGAGGCGCAGATGTGGTTCAAAAAGCACACTCAATTGGAGCCAAGAGTTTGCATATTAAATATAAATTTTTAACGCCGGCTCTTGCAGCTCAATGCAGACAAAAAAACATCGCTTTAAGAGTCTTTACGGTTAACAGTTCAAGGCGCATGGCTCATTGTTTTCAAACAGCGTGTACAGGAATCTTCACGGATCTGCCTGACAAAGCGCTTCAATTCAGGCATGTATTTAACAATCATGCACCTCGCCACCATTAA
- a CDS encoding MBL fold metallo-hydrolase — MLTLIDAGVKTKEAWEVLKSGLRQLGYGPEDVEQVVLTHHHPDHTGLVDEFPRAQYISGDEGLQPWLMRDETYLQRYEQFFYDLFNQCSIPEEYHNALHGLRAPLVYSGIGELTTPLHEGENLPGHPGWEVIETKGHAQTHLSFWRPQSGVLVGGDHLLHHISPNPLIEPGNPRPKPLLQYRENVRKCVGLGVSQVLPGHGRCFSDVRETTDKQLKKQEERADQVLKLLHQKALTPFDICRAIFPRQYEKQLNLTMSETLGQIDFLEDQGLIQPLEDQKLIYQAIPVSQ, encoded by the coding sequence ATGCTGACATTAATAGATGCAGGCGTAAAAACAAAAGAAGCGTGGGAGGTGTTGAAGTCCGGGTTGCGCCAGCTTGGTTATGGACCTGAAGACGTTGAGCAAGTCGTTTTAACGCATCATCATCCAGATCATACAGGACTGGTTGATGAATTTCCGCGGGCTCAATATATCTCCGGGGATGAAGGGTTACAGCCTTGGCTGATGAGAGATGAGACATATTTACAGCGGTACGAACAATTCTTTTATGATTTGTTTAACCAGTGCAGCATACCTGAAGAATACCATAACGCCCTCCATGGCTTAAGGGCTCCTTTGGTATATTCAGGCATTGGCGAGTTGACGACACCCTTGCATGAAGGGGAAAATCTGCCGGGCCATCCTGGATGGGAGGTAATTGAAACAAAAGGACATGCGCAGACCCATCTGTCTTTTTGGCGCCCGCAAAGTGGCGTTCTGGTTGGCGGAGACCATTTATTGCATCACATATCCCCTAACCCGCTTATTGAGCCTGGTAATCCGCGCCCAAAACCGCTGTTGCAGTACCGCGAAAACGTCCGGAAATGTGTGGGATTGGGGGTCAGCCAAGTTTTGCCAGGGCATGGACGGTGTTTTTCTGATGTGAGGGAGACGACTGACAAGCAGCTGAAAAAGCAGGAAGAACGTGCAGATCAAGTTTTGAAACTGCTCCATCAAAAAGCGTTGACTCCGTTTGACATATGCCGGGCAATCTTCCCTCGGCAATATGAAAAACAGTTGAATTTAACCATGTCCGAAACGCTTGGACAGATTGACTTTCTAGAGGATCAAGGACTTATCCAGCCGCTAGAGGACCAGAAATTAATCTACCAAGCCATCCCCGTCTCACAATGA
- a CDS encoding aldo/keto reductase, producing MQKNRLGQSSVHVSNLTLGCMSLGTDPDNVASLIDQALDAGINHLDTADLYDFGMNETLIGDAIHERRKDIVLTSKVGNHFDATKKDWFWDPSKDHIKNGLKESLRRLQTDYLDVYMLHGGTIDDPIDESIAAFEELKEEGLILAYGISSIRSNVIREYVQRSNMDVVMMQYSLLDRRPEEAMLDLLHEHNISVLARGPLAKGILADGGSRQLDAKAQDGLLGYSYPELEMIHEELSRIGGFGNTRNELALKYVLRHPAVASAVFGASSPEQIKANTDWKTEEPLSKDLYHQLAGLTKPIQYTNHR from the coding sequence GTCTCCAATCTGACACTGGGATGCATGTCACTTGGAACAGATCCAGACAATGTGGCATCATTGATCGACCAGGCGCTTGACGCTGGCATTAATCATCTCGATACTGCCGACTTATATGATTTCGGCATGAATGAAACATTGATCGGTGACGCGATTCATGAGCGGCGCAAAGATATTGTACTCACCTCAAAAGTTGGCAATCATTTTGATGCCACTAAAAAAGACTGGTTTTGGGACCCCTCCAAAGACCATATCAAAAACGGCCTTAAAGAAAGCTTGCGCCGCCTGCAAACCGATTATCTCGATGTGTATATGCTTCACGGAGGTACAATTGATGACCCGATTGACGAATCGATTGCGGCATTTGAAGAATTAAAAGAGGAAGGTCTTATTCTTGCATATGGTATTTCATCCATACGTTCCAATGTTATCCGGGAATATGTCCAGCGTTCGAATATGGATGTCGTTATGATGCAATACAGTTTGCTGGACCGGCGGCCGGAAGAAGCGATGTTGGACTTACTTCATGAGCATAATATCAGTGTACTCGCCCGCGGTCCGCTTGCCAAAGGTATTTTAGCCGATGGGGGGAGCAGACAGCTTGATGCAAAAGCGCAAGATGGGCTTCTCGGTTACAGCTATCCCGAATTGGAAATGATTCATGAAGAATTGAGCCGGATAGGCGGATTCGGCAACACCCGCAATGAACTTGCACTTAAATACGTCTTAAGACACCCGGCCGTTGCAAGTGCGGTATTTGGAGCAAGTTCACCAGAACAAATCAAAGCCAATACAGATTGGAAGACCGAAGAGCCGCTTTCCAAAGATTTATACCATCAACTGGCAGGGCTGACGAAACCCATTCAATACACAAATCACCGGTAA